In Bradysia coprophila strain Holo2 unplaced genomic scaffold, BU_Bcop_v1 contig_24, whole genome shotgun sequence, one genomic interval encodes:
- the LOC119077860 gene encoding protein tramtrack, alpha isoform isoform X1: MASQRFCLRWNNHQSNLLSVFDQLLHAETFTDVTLAVEGQYLKAHKMVLSACSPYFQALFVNHPEKHPIVILKDITYADMKSLLDFMYRGEVSVDQERLTAFLRVAESLRIKGLTEVNDEKPASNNNNSSNSNNNNNTNNNNNSNTNSAEQTQTPPPQLHRIQPYLMQQQRKAQGMMLSNPLLGSALTMPKRKRGRPRKLSGCSNGTADDFNDYESRDNLVQGSPELLEMKVNADIYPESSDDNGDDDEDSNEQMDTSEPLNKSQLAASSSKDSSIRKDNIDNSGSEITPTNYSNYMRYGLMVPKSESSPQPSPMKIRINPLTQTPSTSNLANALQQLHNDSINNNAPNRSAMPSTNTATPNSVSTSLANSMVTNYLSNQLSNPTQSTVPADVKPVTTPTGSRPPQRRRVRRKANSPADDQAEHLTEMSVRGLNLFRYATIYEGIYQCTECAKENIQKTFKNKYSFQRHAFLYHEGTQRKVFPCPVCSKEFSRPDKMKNHMKMTHEAFMPKVEVYPLSYLMGGGGDMPQASPGAQQPTNQQQKKLQQQLQNSQMKDNVSQQIQSILNSQVENMVVTPQIQHLLNSQRMGDSASGTSTPSPTLTNHQQQQQQQLLQKLQQQLTNQQTSLQNQTSTQSQSPQASPSQLRIVSAQSLNESADDMLTPSTIRHDDDVRSNDKSDEAMSQFNAQMLNMQQIKVENVGPSSD, from the exons ATGGTATTATCGGCATGTAGTCCGTACTTCCAAGCACTTTTCGTAAATCATCCGGAAAAGCATCCAATCGTAATTTTAAAGGATATAACGTATGCCGATATGAAAAGTCTGTTAGATTTTATGTACCGCGGCGAGGTTTCTGTGGATCAGGAACGCCTAACTGCATTTCTCCGGGTAGCTGAAAGTCTGCGAATAAAAGGTCTGACTGAAGTCAACGATGAGAAACCTGCTAGCAATAATAACAACAGTAGTaatagcaacaacaacaacaacaccaacaataacaataatagcAATACAAATAGTGCCGAACAAACACAAACACCACCGCCACAGTTGCATCGAATACAGCCGTATTTGATGCAGCAACAACGCAAAGCACAAGGGATGATGTTGAGCAATCCCTTATTGGGATCAGCGTTAACGATGCCAAAGCGAAAACGGGGGAGACCGAGAAAATTATCGGGTTGCTCGAATGGGACCGCTGACGATTTTAACGATTACGAGTCGAGAGACAATTTAGTGCAG GGTTCACCGGAGCTGCTTGAAATGAAAGTGAATGCTGACATTTATCCAGAATCATCGGACGATaatggtgatgatgatgaagattcGAAT GAACAAATGGACACATCCGAACCGTTGAACAAATCCCAATTGGCAGCGTCGTCGTCCAAAGACAGTAGTATTCGAAAAGATAATATCGACAATAGCGGATCGG AAATAACGCCCACAAATTACTCGAACTACATGCGATATGGATTAATGGTACCGAAATCGGAATCGTCGCCTCAACCATCACCGATGAAGATTCGCATAAATCCGCTAACACAGACCCCATCTACATCAAATTTAGCGAATGCTCTACAACAACTGCACAACGATTCGATAAACAACAATGCACCGAATCGATCTGCCATGCCATCCACCAATACCGCAACACCAAATAGTGTCTCAACCAGTTTAGCCAATTCAATGGTAACCAATTACCTGTCCAATCAACTCAGCAATCCCACTCAATCAACTGTACCTGCCGATGTAAAACCAGTTACGACACCGACGGGCTCTCGACCGCCACAACGTCGACGCGTTCGACGGAAAGCCAATTCGCCAGCTGACGATCAGGCGGAACATTTAACGGAAATGTCGGTGCGTGGCTTGAATCTGTTCCGATATGCAACGATTTACGAAGGAATATATCAGTGTACAGAATGTGCGAAAGAGAACATACAAAAGACGTTTAAAAATAAGTACAGCTTCCAGCGACACGCCTTTTTGTACCACGAAGGTACGCAACGTAAAGTATTTCCCTGTCCGGTGTGTAGTAAGGAATTTTCGCGACctgacaaaatgaaaaatcacatGAAAATGACACACGAGGCATTCATGCCGAAAGTGGAAGTGTATCCGTTAAGTTATTTAATGGGTGGTGGAGGTGATATGCCTCAAGCATCACCAGGCGCCCAACAACCGACCAATCAACAGCAGAAAAAACTACAGCAACAACTGCAAAATTCTCAGATGAAGGACAATGTGTCACAGCAAATACAAAGTATACTAAATTCTCAAGTGGAAAACATGGTGGTCACTCCGCAAATCCAGCATTTACTGAATTCACAACGAATGGGTGATAGTGCGTCTGGTACATCAACACCATCACCAACACTGACCAACCAtcaacagcagcaacaacagcaactACTTCAAAAACTTCAGCAACAATTGACAaatcaacaaacttcacttCAAAATCAAACCTCCACTCAATCACAATCACCACAAGCATCACCATCACAGTTGCGTATCGTTTCAGCCCAATCATTGAACGAATCGGCCGATGATATGCTAACACCCAGTACGATCCGTCATGATGACGACGTCCGGAGCAATGATAAGAGCGACGAAGCAATGTCACAATTTAATGCACAAATGTTGAATATGCAACAGATAAAAGTAGAAAATGTGGGTCCGTCGTCGGATTAA
- the LOC119077860 gene encoding protein tramtrack, beta isoform isoform X2, whose product MASQRFCLRWNNHQSNLLSVFDQLLHAETFTDVTLAVEGQYLKAHKMVLSACSPYFQALFVNHPEKHPIVILKDITYADMKSLLDFMYRGEVSVDQERLTAFLRVAESLRIKGLTEVNDEKPASNNNNSSNSNNNNNTNNNNNSNTNSAEQTQTPPPQLHRIQPYLMQQQRKAQGMMLSNPLLGSALTMPKRKRGRPRKLSGCSNGTADDFNDYESRDNLVQGSPELLEMKVNADIYPESSDDNGDDDEDSNEQMDTSEPLNKSQLAASSSKDSSIRKDNIDNSGSDDAGNSSDAHDMSSYVEPQLMLDEYDEPVEFKYNPETDSDSTSMQGNTSTPKMPKLAPINTQLLQQQQQQQNLSHQKLNTKPIPKLTKRPRIQQNGLRTYQNSKKIQQQHLSQATAQIQLNALAAGINNNDFIDLFSSSFLSANNSNSSDFCKVEPQVTSNRTGKYIIDDSEGSVRDFCTKEGDHTYRCKVCSRVYTHISNFCRHYVTSHKRNVKVYPCPYCFKEFTRKDNMTAHVKIIHKIETSSAKSDGGTTAGNAVSSNSSAGDQTTSIVPIIDTTINNNNTTVPVPMMTGVTQSQ is encoded by the exons ATGGTATTATCGGCATGTAGTCCGTACTTCCAAGCACTTTTCGTAAATCATCCGGAAAAGCATCCAATCGTAATTTTAAAGGATATAACGTATGCCGATATGAAAAGTCTGTTAGATTTTATGTACCGCGGCGAGGTTTCTGTGGATCAGGAACGCCTAACTGCATTTCTCCGGGTAGCTGAAAGTCTGCGAATAAAAGGTCTGACTGAAGTCAACGATGAGAAACCTGCTAGCAATAATAACAACAGTAGTaatagcaacaacaacaacaacaccaacaataacaataatagcAATACAAATAGTGCCGAACAAACACAAACACCACCGCCACAGTTGCATCGAATACAGCCGTATTTGATGCAGCAACAACGCAAAGCACAAGGGATGATGTTGAGCAATCCCTTATTGGGATCAGCGTTAACGATGCCAAAGCGAAAACGGGGGAGACCGAGAAAATTATCGGGTTGCTCGAATGGGACCGCTGACGATTTTAACGATTACGAGTCGAGAGACAATTTAGTGCAG GGTTCACCGGAGCTGCTTGAAATGAAAGTGAATGCTGACATTTATCCAGAATCATCGGACGATaatggtgatgatgatgaagattcGAAT GAACAAATGGACACATCCGAACCGTTGAACAAATCCCAATTGGCAGCGTCGTCGTCCAAAGACAGTAGTATTCGAAAAGATAATATCGACAATAGCGGATCGG ATGATGCGGGTAATTCATCAGATGCTCATGATATGTCGTCGTACGTCGAACCACAGTTAATGCTTGATGAATACGATGAGCCGGTCGAATTTAAATACAATCCCGAAACCGATTCCGATTCAACGTCCATGCAAGGCAATACGAGTACACCGAAAATGCCGAAATTAGCACCAATCAACACACAGCTTttacaacaacagcagcaacagCAAAATCTCTcacatcaaaaattaaataccaAACCCATACCAAAGCTAACAAAACGTCCACGTATTCAACAAAATGGATTACGCACCTaccaaaattcaaagaaaattcaacaacaacatctGTCTCAAGCCACCGCTCAAATACAACTGAACGCTCTGGCCGCCGGCATCAACAATAACGATTTCATTGATCTGTTTTCGAGCAGTTTCCTATCCGCAAACAATTCCAATTCCAGTGATTTTTGCAAAGTGGAACCGCAAGTGACGAGCAATCGCACCGGAAAGTATATCATCGATGATTCGGAAGGATCCGTCCGGGATTTCTGTACCAAAGAGGGTGATCACACCTATCGCTGCAAAGTCTGTTCAAGAGTATACACACACATAAGTAATTTCTGTCGACACTATGTGACGTCGCATAAGCGAAACGTTAAAGTCTATCCGTGCCCGTATTGTTTTAAGGAATTCACGCGTAAAGATAATATGACGGCGCACGTGAaaataattcataaaattgaaacgtcATCGGCGAAGAGCGACGGCGGCACAACAGCTGGAAACGCCGTCAGCAGTAATAGTAGTGCTGGTGATCAGACAACATCGATTGTACCTATAATCGATACGACAATCAATAACAATAATACGACTGTACCAGTACCGATGATGACAGGGGTAACACaaagtcaataa